TAAGTGTATTTTAGGATGTACCAGCtatttatctcaaaatgcatttgTGATTAACTCTTCATCCCTACCTCTACCTACTCCTctatctttctttccctttctgtttcacAGAAAAAATTATGACCTCAGCATCCAAAGGAATTCTCCGCCCATTTTTAATTGTCTGCATTATCCTGGCCTGCTTCATGGTGTGTCTGTTCATTTACATCAAGCCCACCAATAGCTGGATCTTCAGCCCGATGGAGTCAGCCAGCTCAgtgctgaaaatgaaaaatttcttctCCACCAAAACTGGTGATTTTAATGAAACTACTATTCTGATTTGGGTGTGGCCATTTGGGCAGACCTTTGACCTTACATCTTGCCAAGCAATGTTCAACATCCAAGGATGCCATCTCACGACAGACCGTTCTCTGTACAACAAGTCTCACGCAGTTCTGATCCACCACCGAGACATCAGTTGGGATCTGACCAATTTACCTCAGCAGGCGAGGCCACCCTTCCAGAAATGGATTTGGATGAATTTGGAATCACCGACTCACACACCACAGAAGAGTGGCATTGAGCACCTGTTCAACCTAACTCTGACTTATCGCCGCGACTCAGATATCCAAGTGCCTTATGGTTTCTTGACCGTAAGCACAAACCCCTTCGTGTTTGAAGTGCCAAACAAAGAGAAGTTAGTGTGCTGGGTTGTAAGTAACTGGAACCCTGAGCATGCCAGGGTCAAGTATTACAATGAGCTAAGCAAAAGCATTGAAATCCATACCTATGGGCAAGCATTTGGAGAATATGTGACTGATAAAAATTTGATTCCTACCATATCTACTTGcaaattttatctttcctttgaaAACTCAATCCACAAAGATTACATCACAGAAAAGCTCTACAATGCTTTTCTGGCTGGCTCTGTGCCTGTTGTTTTGGGGCCATCTAGGGAAAACTATGAGAATTATATTCCagcagattcattcattcatgtggaAGATTATAACTCTCCCAGTGAGCTAGCTAAGTATCTGAAGGAAGTagacaaaaacaataaattatacCTTAGTTACTTTAACTGGAGGAAAGATTTCACAGTAAATCTTCCTCGATTTTGGGAATCACATGCATGCTTGGCTTGTGACCATGTGAAAAGGCATCAGGAGTATAAATCCGTTGGTAATTTAGAGAAATGGTTTTGGAATTAAAGTTTTACATCATTTGCACATTTGACAAATCATTTTGATGAGATATTATCTGGGTTTTAAGGATGAGAAGAGACATTATTCTGCTTTTGTGTCATAATTTATTTGTATCACTCTCTTGGGTGACATGTATATTTTGATGGAGATTTTTAAGAGTGCAGCATCAGCAATCACTCCACTTGGTTTTAAATTATCTTATATATACCTAATTATGtgacctgaaaaataatttattattctctATCATttgtaaaccttttttttttcatatttttgttgttatctcTAATGTAACTGTGATTTGATTGTTGTTCCTAAACTGATCAGTTGTTTCATCCACTTGGTAAATGAaaacacatattttcaaatatgaaatattttcattaaacattATCATCTCTAGTTCCCAGTTGGCATAATGAAGCAAAGGAAAATCAATTTGTAATTGAATTCTAACTTCTTTGACTTTGAAGTTGAACAATGTGTAACTTTCTCTATTTGATCTGTTTTTCACCTGTTTGTTACGTTTGTGAGTGCAGAATTATTCATGTAGTGAATAAGCCAGATAGTGGAGCAGAACTGTTCTATTCAGGAAGCTATTAGGCTTCTCGTTTATTTTCATTAAGTTGACTTGCAAATGCAGTCACTTGTTCTCATGATATTAAGCTAAATtacttaagtatttttaaatatccaaTTTGGGGTGATTTTTTGGTACCTGGGAAATAATCCTAGTAACACTTAAGAAAAGCTAAGATAGTTTTCTTCCTGATCTTAACACtcattattataataaaacaaataatctcATCAAGTGACAAGGGAAAAGGGTAAGTGTAGATACAAGTCATGTTTATAAATGGTACATTTATGTACAGTTTTTAacatatcaatttaaaatatttttttccaaaggcCCAATGTCTAAAACATTTTCCTATACCTATGGACATCTAAATTGAATATTTGAGATGTTTGTCCTATTATTTAAAAGAGTCTAAataaaattagggcttccctggtgactcagatggtaaagaatctgcctgcaatgtgggagacctgggtttgatccctgggttgggaagatcccctggagaatggaaaggccacccactccagtattctggcctagagaattccatggactgtatagtccatggggacacaaagagtcatacacgactgagcaacttggctaaataaaattttcatcaaGGTGTTAAgtataaaatgttaaacataataAAGTGGGAGTCAATAGGGAACACATGCTAACACAAAATGAGACCTCAAtgcatatttgttgaattaataaatgtATGACATTTAATGTCATCAGAAAAGCTTTGCTTATTCCAATAAAGTGACAGCTCTAGTCTAGAGTTGCTAACTTGAGATGATGTTTTATATCCATTTTTGTAATTATCCATAAATGGCAATATGACCATCACCCTCAGGGTTTTATAGAACCCGAGTAAACTTTCATTACACTAGGTTTTTAGAGAATTCACCCCTGAACTTGCAGTTGCTGTACAGTGTTTCTCCTCCATAAGGTTAAGGGCTGGATATAAGCAGAGAACAGTAGATGTGAAAAGATGGGACTCTAAGGATTCTCAAATAAACCATTTCCCAAAAGAATCTTTAATGACTTTATTCCAGTCAGACCAAAAACCCATCAAAAGTGTTAGAATGTACTGATGACATCTATTTGAGTCTGTTTGTGAATTATTCTTATAGTCCTCTATATCAATAGAACTCAAATCCACAATTTTCTACATCAAATGGAAGCTAGACAGAGAGGCAAATTTGAATTCAGAAAGCAGGAGTTTATGTCCAACAATCCAGTCTGCCTTCTGAGGAAAGGAGCTCTCAGTACCACTAGAAGGATTTGAACCGAGGAAAATTATTGCATTGGTTGAAGGACTGTTTGATCTTCAGGTTCATTCCTTTACCCGTGATTGAACAGGCTCCTTGTGTCAGGCAAGGCCCTGACCAGAGAAAAGATGAACAAGGTACCATCACTGCCTTAAAGGAACTTACCATTAAGTCGAGAGATAAGGAAAACTTTCTTTGAGTCTATGTTTAGGCACATATTACTCTGAATGAAATTTATATGAGTCACTGCTGatttaatgaaaataagataataaatttctcCAACTTATTAGCTCCAGTTTCTGTTTCTGAGCCACagactttgtttattcatttgaccCAATGGAAGATGCCTGTCATATTATCTCTTATAACTGGATAGCATCCAGAAATCGCATGTCTGTGTAGGTGCCCTCATAGATAAGGAAAGATTTCCAccctcatttatttcattatgttCAAATAGATCAAACATTTATGTTTACATTGTTATCTTTTTGACCTACTAAAAAGTGTAGGGATCTAAAAAGAATGTATTACTAACAAATTTAGAAATATCTACTTTCTTCAAAAGCAGAAAAGCATTCAATAAAAAGCCTTTACTGCCTTGGATGCTCATGATTTCAAAGAACCAAGAAACCTGAGGGCAGTACCCTTATTGTCAACTATGAGTTTGGTCTCTTTCTTAGTCTGAGACTATAATTATATTCTGATAATATGACTCAAGCTAAGGCAATAATACTAAGTGACTAACTAGCACATCTGTATATTAAAAATCCATTCTCAAGTCTCCAAAGAATAAGTTTTCTTAATTTGAAGTGCCAAAAATGAATGAGTCAACTTCAGTTCTAGGTCCATTGATCAGTGAGTTTTAGGACTGGAAGAAATTATAGCAATGTTTACAAGCAAATCCTTTCATTCTACTTATGAGGTAACTAGATTCaaagataatatttatttaagacaTGTGTTcacatactacacacacacacacacacacacaaacaccccacCGCTATATTGACATAGCCAAGATTAGAATTTCAGAGTACTATCTCCctgttttgtgttcttttttcatCATATTCTTACCTTATCACTGAAGTACATCTCAATTCTAAAAATGTGACTATCTTATTGGTATTATTAGGAGTTGTAGAATGTTATACTCTATGTTGAAGcattttgacttaaaaaatatatacatatggtcAATACAACGTGGAACTTGTTAGCATTCTTTTTGGTTTAAGTATCTAAGGAGTTGAGCAGAAGGAAGTAGGCTTTCACTACATTTTAAGTGAAATGCAACCCTCAAGATGGTGACTATTTCTCAGCTACTTCTTTAATAAATCCTGTGGATTACAATTCTTTTTAAGGATATCTCATGGTGAAAGATAAAGATTTGGCAAAACTGCTGGTTATAAAAACAACTTTGCCAGGAGGTAAActgtgaatataaaaaaaaaaaaaatagtccactcaaaatgttttatttaaaaatataaaaaatattttactttcaattatctaaatatttaaatattattcactATAGGCCTTACtagtaaagaaatataaatattaattattataggCCATATTAATAAGAACATGTACTTAATTCTCCAAATCCAGGAGTAGggcatatctggaaaaaaaagacAGTCATAGTTTATGACAGCCATAAATTTGACAATATGAAGTACAAACTGAAAAGAATTATCTAAATAAGAAACCACTATccacttaaaaattatatatttactaCATAAATTCTGATAATCCCAGAATGTATAGAAATGCCTTCTGTTGTGAGGACTTAGAAAGCTCAGAGCATTTGAGGTATAAATTAACCAAATATTTAGAACTTATTTGCTGACCCTTTAAATTCCTGTCTTCAGTTGGAGGCTAAATATGGAAAGAATTAGAAACTATAGTTTTGAGATCTTTTTGCCTACCTATTTTCAAACTAGATTCCATGAGTCTTGAGGTAATCATCCATAAAATATCTCTATGACTTAATTACCAAAACAAGGCTTAGATCCTTACATTATGACTTTGTGCTTTATCATATCTTTGAGTGCCCTTAAACTCTGATCTAGTTTAAGGGAATTTCTTAATACATTAACTATAATCAAGCTGTTAAACACAATAAACTTTAGAATCTAAAAGATAAATCCAGTGCCTAGTATACAGGAGggtctcaacaaatatttgttgaatgaataaacagattgCATTAGAGAccatgcaaaatatttttttaaatgtgatgagTTCCAGCTTCTTGGTACCCACCTGAGGTGATATACTTATTTCATTGGCCAGTTTGCTGCCTGAAtgcaaaagaaagac
The nucleotide sequence above comes from Bubalus bubalis isolate 160015118507 breed Murrah chromosome 10, NDDB_SH_1, whole genome shotgun sequence. Encoded proteins:
- the FUT9 gene encoding 4-galactosyl-N-acetylglucosaminide 3-alpha-L-fucosyltransferase 9 codes for the protein MTSASKGILRPFLIVCIILACFMVCLFIYIKPTNSWIFSPMESASSVLKMKNFFSTKTGDFNETTILIWVWPFGQTFDLTSCQAMFNIQGCHLTTDRSLYNKSHAVLIHHRDISWDLTNLPQQARPPFQKWIWMNLESPTHTPQKSGIEHLFNLTLTYRRDSDIQVPYGFLTVSTNPFVFEVPNKEKLVCWVVSNWNPEHARVKYYNELSKSIEIHTYGQAFGEYVTDKNLIPTISTCKFYLSFENSIHKDYITEKLYNAFLAGSVPVVLGPSRENYENYIPADSFIHVEDYNSPSELAKYLKEVDKNNKLYLSYFNWRKDFTVNLPRFWESHACLACDHVKRHQEYKSVGNLEKWFWN